The Nitratidesulfovibrio sp. SRB-5 genome includes a window with the following:
- a CDS encoding MucR family transcriptional regulator, with protein sequence MQNVGWLAQQCMCLENMLKETLELVKAQTTVRAMTADEMTVMVNTLSKKLQVLLQPVAKASDDAPSAIAKAGGAKSIATATIRSAGHVPVGA encoded by the coding sequence GTGCAGAATGTTGGCTGGTTGGCGCAACAATGTATGTGCCTAGAAAATATGCTTAAGGAAACACTGGAACTGGTGAAGGCACAGACAACTGTCCGTGCGATGACTGCTGATGAAATGACAGTCATGGTGAATACGTTGTCCAAAAAACTGCAAGTTTTGTTACAGCCCGTTGCGAAGGCATCCGATGACGCGCCTTCCGCCATTGCGAAGGCAGGTGGTGCGAAGTCCATAGCAACAGCCACTATCAGAAGTGCCGGGCACGTTCCGGTTGGTGCGTGA
- a CDS encoding sigma-54-dependent transcriptional regulator — protein sequence MTKHSVLLVEDELSMLLGMQHALSQAGYEVATAGDAEKAQQLLRQRPFDLVITDLRLPGMSGMELLEGICELYPGTGVILITAFPEVELAVQAIKAGAFDFLCKPFPRDGLLIAVERYFRFLDLKRENARLRGERDEGEFIGESPMMLKVFERIRAIAGSCVPVLVLGPSGSGKELVAGALHRLSKRRDKPFIKINCAALPEHLLESELFGHEKGAFTGAQQARKGKFEAADGGTLFFDEAGEMPLAVQAKLLRVLEDQEVTPVGGNMPRKVDVRTVFATARDLEEAIEAGTFREDLYYRINVVPVTLPPLRERGGDVALLAERFLRRFCAQHDRQVTFSEQARNALLAYDYPGNVRELRNAIERAVILCAEDKIHVGHLPKRIRDATQASQEQQPEETRFVHLADGVAQFEKKRILEALEKTGGRRIRAAELLGITRKQLWLKLKELDIKL from the coding sequence ATGACCAAGCATTCGGTACTTCTTGTCGAAGACGAACTCTCCATGCTCCTCGGCATGCAGCACGCCCTCTCCCAGGCGGGCTACGAGGTAGCCACCGCTGGTGATGCCGAAAAAGCCCAGCAACTGTTGCGGCAACGCCCCTTCGACCTGGTCATCACGGACCTGAGGCTTCCGGGCATGAGCGGAATGGAGCTTCTGGAGGGCATCTGCGAGCTTTATCCCGGCACGGGGGTCATCCTCATCACCGCCTTTCCGGAGGTGGAACTGGCGGTGCAGGCCATCAAGGCCGGGGCCTTCGACTTTCTGTGCAAGCCCTTCCCGCGCGACGGACTGCTTATCGCGGTTGAGCGCTACTTCCGGTTTCTTGACCTCAAGCGGGAAAACGCGAGGCTTCGCGGCGAACGCGACGAGGGCGAGTTCATCGGCGAAAGCCCGATGATGCTCAAGGTGTTCGAACGCATCCGGGCAATCGCCGGATCCTGCGTGCCGGTGCTGGTGCTTGGCCCCAGCGGTTCCGGCAAGGAACTGGTGGCCGGTGCGCTGCACCGCCTGAGCAAACGGCGCGACAAGCCCTTCATCAAGATAAACTGCGCGGCCTTGCCGGAGCATCTTCTGGAGAGCGAACTCTTCGGGCACGAGAAGGGCGCGTTCACCGGGGCGCAGCAGGCCCGCAAGGGCAAGTTCGAGGCCGCCGACGGGGGAACGCTCTTTTTCGACGAGGCGGGAGAGATGCCGCTTGCCGTGCAGGCCAAGCTCTTGCGCGTGCTGGAGGATCAGGAAGTGACCCCGGTAGGGGGCAACATGCCCCGCAAGGTTGATGTGCGCACCGTGTTCGCCACGGCCCGCGACCTTGAGGAGGCCATAGAGGCAGGAACCTTCCGCGAGGATCTCTACTATCGCATAAACGTGGTGCCCGTGACCCTGCCGCCCCTGCGCGAGCGCGGCGGCGACGTGGCTCTCCTGGCGGAGCGCTTCCTGCGGCGCTTCTGCGCCCAGCACGACAGGCAGGTCACGTTTTCGGAACAGGCCCGCAACGCCCTTCTGGCCTACGACTACCCCGGCAACGTGCGGGAACTGCGAAACGCCATTGAACGCGCGGTTATCCTGTGCGCCGAAGACAAGATCCACGTGGGGCACCTGCCCAAGCGCATCCGCGACGCCACGCAGGCAAGCCAGGAGCAGCAACCGGAGGAAACCCGATTTGTCCATCTGGCCGACGGGGTGGCCCAGTTCGAGAAAAAGCGCATCCTTGAGGCGCTGGAAAAAACGGGGGGGCGAAGAATTCGGGCTGCGGAGCTTCTGGGCATCACCCGGAAACAACTCTGGCTCAAGCTCAAGGAGTTGGACATCAAGTTGTAG